The proteins below are encoded in one region of Streptomyces sp. NBC_00490:
- a CDS encoding ROK family transcriptional regulator, giving the protein MDRTKKSASGGRPVTAGVNLLGLRSHNTALVLDLLRTAGTEGISRLELADRTGLTPQAVSKITARLREEDLATEAGHRASTGGKPRTVLRLVPEAGHALGVHLDRDELRAVLVDLDGTVVGERCVAMDLGSGADAVVEGVAGLAEALLSVLRPKSVLGVGVALPGPLDHGRGVLHRVTGFPEWDGFPLRDALAHRLGMPVAVDKDTNAAALGLAVGDEADSFAYLHLGTGLGAGLVIGGKVHRGARTGAGEFGHQVIQLDGPPCGCGNRGCIEALCLGAVARGDTEEAARVLGTGAANLVGLLDIDVVLLGGRTVTAAPNLFVRGVRTALDARPQGNDTVPVRLAPGGPRTVAEGAAQLLLAPLFGRAAA; this is encoded by the coding sequence GTGGACAGGACGAAGAAGTCGGCGAGCGGCGGACGCCCGGTGACGGCCGGAGTGAACCTGCTCGGGCTGCGCAGCCACAACACCGCACTGGTGCTGGACCTGCTGCGCACCGCGGGAACCGAGGGCATCAGCCGCCTGGAACTCGCCGACCGCACCGGCCTCACCCCCCAGGCCGTCAGCAAGATCACCGCCCGGCTCCGTGAGGAGGACCTCGCGACGGAGGCGGGCCACCGGGCATCGACGGGCGGCAAGCCCCGGACGGTACTGCGGCTGGTCCCGGAGGCAGGCCACGCACTCGGAGTGCACCTGGACCGGGACGAGCTGCGGGCGGTGCTGGTCGACCTGGACGGAACCGTGGTGGGGGAGCGGTGCGTCGCCATGGACCTCGGGTCGGGGGCAGACGCCGTGGTGGAGGGGGTGGCCGGCCTCGCCGAGGCCCTGCTCTCGGTCCTGCGGCCGAAGTCGGTACTCGGCGTGGGCGTGGCCCTGCCGGGACCGCTCGACCACGGGCGGGGCGTGCTCCACCGCGTCACCGGCTTCCCCGAGTGGGACGGCTTCCCCCTCCGCGACGCACTGGCGCACCGGCTCGGCATGCCGGTCGCCGTCGACAAGGACACCAACGCGGCAGCCCTGGGCCTGGCCGTCGGGGACGAGGCCGACTCCTTCGCCTATCTGCACCTCGGTACGGGACTGGGGGCCGGCCTGGTGATCGGCGGCAAGGTGCACCGGGGCGCCCGTACGGGCGCGGGGGAGTTCGGCCACCAGGTCATCCAACTCGACGGCCCACCCTGCGGCTGCGGAAACCGGGGCTGCATCGAGGCCCTGTGCCTGGGAGCCGTGGCAAGAGGAGACACCGAGGAGGCGGCCCGGGTGCTGGGCACAGGCGCCGCGAACCTGGTCGGCCTGCTCGACATCGACGTCGTACTCCTGGGCGGACGCACGGTCACCGCAGCGCCGAACCTCTTCGTACGAGGAGTACGGACAGCCCTGGACGCCCGCCCCCAGGGAAACGACACCGTGCCCGTACGTCTCGCCCCCGGCGGCCCCCGGACCGTGGCCGAGGGCGCCGCCCAACTACTCCTCGCCCCCCTGTTCGGCCGAGCAGCCGCCTGA
- a CDS encoding heme-degrading domain-containing protein: MTHSGELTPKFHPELTPPIEELEAQERRLVFRQFTHDDAWALGSLLVELARERQAPVAIDIHRAGQQLFHAALPGSAPDNDAWINRKRRVVERYGSASYLVGARFRAKGSTFEESSRLDPDEYAAHGGSFPITVEGVGVVGAVTVSGLPQLQDHKFVVEALEEFLNKNV; the protein is encoded by the coding sequence GTGACGCACAGCGGCGAGTTGACCCCGAAGTTCCACCCGGAACTGACCCCGCCCATCGAGGAGCTGGAGGCGCAGGAACGCCGCCTGGTCTTCCGCCAGTTCACGCATGACGACGCCTGGGCCCTGGGTTCCCTGCTGGTGGAGCTGGCCCGTGAGCGCCAGGCCCCCGTCGCCATCGACATCCACCGTGCCGGCCAGCAGCTCTTCCACGCCGCCCTGCCGGGCTCCGCCCCGGACAACGACGCCTGGATCAACCGCAAGCGCCGCGTCGTGGAGCGCTACGGCTCCGCCTCCTACCTGGTCGGCGCCCGCTTCCGCGCCAAGGGCAGCACCTTCGAGGAGTCCTCACGGCTCGACCCCGACGAGTACGCGGCCCACGGCGGTTCCTTCCCGATCACCGTCGAGGGTGTGGGGGTCGTGGGGGCGGTGACGGTGAGCGGTCTGCCTCAGCTCCAGGACCACAAGTTCGTGGTGGAGGCGCTGGAGGAGTTCTTGAACAAGAACGTGTAG
- a CDS encoding class F sortase, whose translation MLLLGLWLWGREVTDVRNGISAPTTGDVAAVGRPPGVELPPPTEPLRPALPQRIDIPGLGVQAPVVARGLDGVGAIDPPPFAQAGVVGWYAAGVKPGAAGAALMVGHVDTETRPAVFYKLSALKPGETVRVIRDDGRVAEFTVDDVQVVARDLFDARQAYGTHEKGRAELRLITCGGTFDRASRSYTANVIVSAYLTGTGL comes from the coding sequence ATGCTGCTGCTCGGGCTGTGGCTGTGGGGGCGGGAGGTCACGGACGTGCGCAACGGGATATCGGCGCCCACGACCGGCGACGTGGCGGCGGTCGGACGGCCGCCCGGGGTCGAGCTGCCGCCCCCCACCGAGCCGTTGAGGCCGGCGCTGCCGCAGCGCATCGACATTCCCGGACTCGGCGTGCAGGCGCCCGTGGTGGCCCGTGGACTCGACGGGGTCGGCGCGATCGATCCGCCGCCCTTTGCCCAGGCCGGCGTCGTCGGCTGGTACGCCGCCGGGGTGAAGCCGGGGGCCGCCGGGGCCGCGCTGATGGTGGGGCATGTGGACACCGAGACCAGGCCCGCCGTCTTCTACAAGCTCAGCGCGCTGAAGCCGGGCGAGACGGTCCGGGTGATCCGCGACGACGGCAGGGTCGCCGAGTTCACCGTCGACGACGTCCAGGTCGTCGCCCGCGACCTCTTCGACGCCCGCCAGGCCTACGGGACACACGAGAAGGGCCGGGCCGAACTGCGGCTCATCACCTGCGGCGGCACCTTCGACCGGGCGAGCCGCAGCTATACGGCGAACGTGATCGTGTCGGCGTATCTGACGGGGACCGGCCTCTAG
- a CDS encoding YidC/Oxa1 family membrane protein insertase yields the protein MSVFATLVEHLADLLHPLLGASAAAGAIVLFTALVRLLVHPLSRAAARGQKARTELQPKIAELRKKHAKNPEKLQKAVLALHAEEKVSPLSGCLPSLCQMPAFFLLYHLFSNTTNPLLTHQLFAAPLGNRWADALGDGGAFGGAGLVYVGLFTLVACVAAFNFRRTKRMMAANPAVPVVDGQPMTGMGAMSKVMPFMSFFTLFTVAVVPLAAALYVVTSTTWSAVERAALYR from the coding sequence ATGTCCGTCTTCGCCACCCTGGTCGAGCATCTCGCCGACCTCCTCCACCCGCTGCTCGGCGCATCCGCCGCGGCCGGCGCGATCGTCCTGTTCACCGCGCTCGTACGACTCCTCGTGCACCCCCTGTCCCGCGCGGCGGCGCGCGGACAGAAGGCCCGCACCGAACTCCAGCCGAAGATCGCCGAGCTGCGGAAGAAGCACGCGAAGAACCCCGAGAAGCTCCAGAAGGCCGTACTGGCCCTGCACGCCGAGGAGAAGGTCTCCCCGCTGTCCGGCTGTCTGCCGAGCCTGTGCCAGATGCCCGCCTTCTTCCTCCTCTACCACCTGTTCTCGAACACGACCAACCCGCTCCTGACCCATCAGCTCTTCGCCGCCCCCCTCGGCAACCGCTGGGCGGACGCGCTCGGCGACGGCGGCGCCTTCGGGGGAGCGGGGCTCGTCTACGTCGGACTGTTCACGCTGGTCGCCTGTGTCGCCGCCTTCAACTTCCGCCGTACCAAGCGGATGATGGCCGCGAATCCGGCCGTGCCGGTGGTCGACGGGCAGCCGATGACGGGGATGGGGGCGATGAGCAAGGTCATGCCGTTCATGTCCTTCTTCACGCTCTTCACCGTGGCGGTCGTGCCGCTGGCGGCCGCGCTGTACGTGGTCACCAGTACGACGTGGAGCGCGGTGGAGCGGGCGGCGCTCTACCGCTGA
- a CDS encoding DUF6412 domain-containing protein, which translates to MIRGPRSAVPLLLLFLQVALLDTGSLSAAVALAATAAAGSAFAACSLLVARCAPAVPPTRVRTAIRDRARRTAFLPQRDPDAKGRTRPRAPGHALLATTA; encoded by the coding sequence GTGATCCGCGGTCCGCGCTCCGCCGTACCCCTGCTGCTCCTGTTCCTCCAGGTCGCCCTCCTCGACACCGGCAGCCTCTCCGCCGCCGTCGCCCTCGCGGCGACCGCCGCGGCCGGTTCCGCCTTCGCCGCCTGCTCCCTGCTCGTCGCGCGCTGCGCACCCGCCGTACCGCCCACCCGGGTCCGTACGGCCATCCGCGACCGCGCCCGCCGCACGGCCTTCCTGCCGCAACGCGACCCCGACGCCAAGGGCCGCACCAGGCCCCGCGCACCGGGACACGCCCTCCTGGCGACCACCGCGTAG
- a CDS encoding kelch motif-containing protein, whose translation MNDRAGHRRARRLAIGTAVVLALAGMNGPWLYRFGTEKYHQYQINKPEYKADNGKWEVVDFPEEFRQNTIHAALLRTGKVLLVAGSGNNQENFDAKKFDTRIWDPVKGTVKKVSTPSDLFCTGHTQLSNGNLLIAGGTKRYEKLKGDVTKAGGLMIVHNENPDKPITLPAGTKFTGKENGKTFVSKDSVLVPRAKKVFDKATGVFLRNDPGIYRVYVEAQKQGKTHETGTQDNYRIQGLSGTDARNTYGIAQKLALDKKDFQGIRDAYEFDPVAEKYIKVDPMNEARWYPTLTTLSDGKVLSVSGLDDIGQLVPGKNEVFDPKTKTWTYLPKTRQFPTYPALFLMQNGKVFYSGSNAGYGPDNVGREPGVWDVDTNKFSKLPGLSDPKLMETSGTVLLAPAQDEKYMVVGGGGVGESDRSSDKTRIVDLKADDPKFVDGPTLEKGTRYPSISVLPDDSILVSGGSEDYRGRGDSNILQARLYHPETNTFEQVADPLVGRNYHSGSILLPDGRVMFFGSDSLYSDKANTKPGKFEQRIEIYTPPYLYRDSRPSLSGGPQTIERGGSGTFTSQHASTIEKVRLIRPSAATHVTDVDQRSIELKYKVSGDKITVTVPKNKNLVQSGWYMLFVDDDQGTPSKAQWVKVP comes from the coding sequence ATGAACGACCGTGCCGGACACCGTCGTGCCCGTCGCCTAGCGATAGGTACGGCGGTGGTACTCGCACTGGCCGGGATGAACGGGCCGTGGCTCTACCGCTTCGGGACCGAGAAATACCACCAGTACCAAATCAACAAACCGGAGTACAAAGCCGACAACGGCAAGTGGGAAGTCGTCGATTTTCCGGAGGAGTTCAGACAGAACACGATCCACGCGGCGCTGCTGCGCACCGGCAAGGTGCTGCTCGTCGCGGGGTCGGGGAACAACCAGGAGAACTTCGACGCCAAGAAGTTCGACACCCGTATCTGGGACCCGGTCAAGGGCACCGTCAAGAAGGTGTCCACGCCCAGCGACCTGTTCTGCACGGGCCACACGCAGCTGTCCAACGGCAACCTGCTGATCGCGGGCGGTACGAAGCGGTACGAGAAGCTCAAGGGTGACGTCACCAAGGCCGGCGGCCTGATGATCGTCCACAACGAGAACCCGGACAAGCCGATCACACTGCCCGCGGGCACCAAGTTCACCGGCAAGGAGAACGGCAAGACGTTCGTCTCCAAGGACTCGGTGCTGGTGCCGCGCGCGAAGAAGGTCTTCGACAAGGCGACCGGCGTGTTCCTGCGCAACGACCCCGGTATCTATCGGGTCTATGTCGAGGCGCAGAAGCAGGGCAAGACGCACGAGACGGGTACGCAGGACAACTACCGCATCCAGGGGCTGTCCGGCACCGACGCGCGCAACACCTACGGCATCGCGCAGAAGCTCGCCCTCGACAAGAAGGACTTCCAGGGGATCCGGGACGCCTACGAGTTCGACCCGGTCGCCGAGAAGTACATCAAGGTCGACCCGATGAACGAGGCCCGCTGGTACCCGACGCTCACCACCCTGAGCGACGGCAAGGTCCTCAGCGTCTCCGGCCTCGACGACATCGGCCAGCTGGTGCCGGGCAAGAACGAGGTCTTCGACCCGAAGACCAAGACCTGGACGTATCTGCCGAAGACCCGCCAGTTCCCGACGTACCCCGCGCTGTTCCTGATGCAGAACGGCAAGGTCTTCTACTCGGGGTCCAACGCGGGCTACGGGCCGGACAACGTGGGCCGCGAGCCCGGGGTCTGGGACGTCGACACCAACAAGTTCAGCAAGCTGCCGGGGCTCAGCGACCCCAAGCTGATGGAGACGTCCGGCACGGTGCTGCTCGCGCCGGCGCAGGACGAGAAGTACATGGTGGTCGGCGGCGGCGGGGTCGGCGAGTCCGACCGGTCCAGCGACAAGACGCGGATCGTCGACCTGAAGGCGGACGACCCCAAGTTCGTGGACGGGCCGACGCTGGAGAAGGGCACGCGGTACCCGAGCATCTCGGTCCTGCCGGACGACTCCATCCTGGTGTCGGGCGGTTCGGAGGACTACCGCGGGCGCGGTGACTCCAACATCCTCCAGGCGCGGCTCTACCACCCGGAGACGAACACGTTCGAGCAGGTGGCCGATCCGCTGGTGGGCCGGAACTACCACTCCGGTTCGATCCTGCTGCCCGACGGCCGGGTGATGTTCTTCGGCTCGGACTCGCTCTACAGCGACAAGGCCAACACCAAGCCGGGCAAGTTCGAGCAGCGCATCGAGATCTACACGCCGCCGTATCTCTACCGGGACTCACGGCCGTCGCTGTCCGGTGGTCCGCAGACCATCGAGCGCGGCGGGTCCGGGACGTTCACCTCGCAGCACGCCTCGACGATAGAGAAGGTGCGGCTGATCCGGCCGAGTGCGGCGACGCACGTCACCGACGTGGATCAGCGGTCGATCGAGCTGAAGTACAAGGTGTCCGGGGACAAGATCACGGTGACGGTGCCGAAGAACAAGAACCTGGTGCAGTCGGGGTGGTACATGCTGTTCGTCGATGACGATCAGGGGACGCCGAGCAAGGCACAGTGGGTCAAGGTGCCCTAG
- a CDS encoding winged helix-turn-helix transcriptional regulator: MALGKDYATQECSIARALEIVGERWTLLVVRDALYGVRRYNDFLGHLGIPRAVLAARLQMLTEEGVLEKRRYQESPPRDEYVLTDRGIELWPVVRSLGRWGREHYDKTVLRVFRHTECGTDLGPYGECPACATVVPPADILMMPGPGLDPDPVDPVSRALLKPKRLLEPVVTDQV, encoded by the coding sequence ATGGCACTGGGCAAGGACTACGCGACACAGGAGTGCTCGATCGCCCGCGCGCTGGAGATCGTCGGCGAACGCTGGACGCTCCTCGTCGTCCGCGACGCGCTCTACGGCGTACGGCGCTACAACGACTTCCTCGGCCACCTCGGCATCCCCCGCGCCGTCCTCGCCGCCCGCCTCCAGATGCTCACCGAGGAGGGCGTCCTGGAGAAGCGCCGGTACCAGGAGTCGCCGCCGCGCGACGAGTACGTCCTGACCGACCGCGGCATCGAGCTGTGGCCCGTGGTGCGCTCACTGGGGCGGTGGGGCCGCGAGCACTACGACAAGACGGTGCTGCGTGTCTTCCGGCACACGGAGTGCGGCACCGATCTCGGCCCGTACGGCGAGTGCCCCGCCTGCGCGACCGTCGTACCGCCCGCCGACATCCTCATGATGCCGGGCCCCGGACTCGATCCGGACCCGGTGGATCCGGTCAGCCGGGCTCTGCTGAAGCCCAAGCGGCTGTTGGAGCCGGTAGTGACCGATCAGGTATAA
- a CDS encoding fumarylacetoacetate hydrolase family protein, whose product MKLLRVGTAGAETPALLDADGTLRDLSGLVPDIDGALLADDAALGRIRTAAEAGELPALDATGLRVGPPLARIGKIVCIGLNYHDHARETGAEPPAEPVIFFKAADTVVGPHDTVLVPRKSEKTDWEVELAVVIGRTARYLDSHEAALAHVAGYAVAHDVSEREFQIERGGTWDKGKNCETFNPLGPWLVTADEIPDPQNLSLKLWVNGELKQNGTTAEQIFPVAEVVRYVSQFMTLYPGDVINTGTPAGVALGQPEPKPFLRAGDVVELEIEGLGRQRQEFKSA is encoded by the coding sequence ATGAAGCTGCTGCGAGTCGGTACGGCGGGAGCGGAGACGCCCGCGCTGCTCGACGCCGACGGGACGCTGCGGGACCTGAGCGGTCTCGTCCCGGACATCGACGGAGCGCTGCTCGCCGACGACGCCGCGCTCGGGCGGATCCGTACGGCCGCGGAGGCCGGCGAGCTGCCCGCGCTGGACGCCACCGGGCTGCGCGTCGGACCGCCGCTCGCCCGGATCGGCAAGATCGTGTGCATCGGCCTGAACTACCACGACCACGCCCGCGAGACCGGCGCCGAGCCGCCCGCCGAGCCCGTCATCTTCTTCAAGGCCGCGGACACGGTCGTAGGCCCGCACGACACCGTCCTCGTGCCCCGCAAGTCCGAGAAGACCGACTGGGAGGTCGAGCTGGCGGTGGTCATCGGACGTACGGCCCGCTACCTCGACTCGCACGAGGCGGCGCTCGCGCATGTCGCCGGGTACGCGGTGGCGCACGACGTGTCCGAGCGGGAGTTCCAGATCGAGCGCGGCGGGACCTGGGACAAGGGCAAGAACTGCGAGACCTTCAACCCGCTGGGCCCGTGGCTGGTGACGGCGGACGAGATACCGGACCCGCAGAACCTGTCGCTGAAGCTCTGGGTCAACGGTGAGCTGAAGCAGAACGGGACGACGGCCGAGCAGATCTTCCCGGTGGCGGAAGTGGTGCGGTACGTCAGCCAGTTCATGACGCTGTACCCCGGTGATGTGATCAACACGGGGACGCCGGCCGGGGTGGCGCTGGGGCAGCCGGAGCCGAAGCCGTTCCTGCGGGCCGGGGACGTGGTCGAGCTGGAGATCGAGGGGCTCGGACGTCAGCGGCAGGAGTTCAAGAGCGCGTAG
- a CDS encoding HAD-IIA family hydrolase: MADRRPIDSWLTDMDGVLIHEGVPIPGADAFLKKLRESGKPFLVLTNNSIYTPRDLHARLRRMGLDVPIENIWTSALATAQFLDDQRPEGTAYVIGEAGLTTALHDIGYILTDHEPDYVVLGETRTYSFEAMTKAVRLINDGARFICTNPDETGPSAEGALPATGAVAALITKATGKQPYFAGKPNPLMMRTGLNTIGAHSETSAMIGDRMDTDVLAGMEAGMQTFLVLTGLTRPEQVEDFPYRPSKVVDSIADLVDRI, encoded by the coding sequence ATGGCAGACCGCAGGCCCATCGATTCGTGGCTCACCGACATGGACGGTGTGCTCATCCACGAGGGCGTACCGATCCCCGGCGCCGACGCCTTCCTGAAGAAGCTCCGCGAGTCCGGCAAGCCCTTCCTGGTCCTGACCAACAACTCCATCTACACCCCGCGTGACCTGCACGCCCGACTGCGGCGCATGGGCCTGGACGTGCCGATCGAGAACATCTGGACCTCCGCCCTGGCGACCGCCCAGTTCCTGGACGACCAGCGGCCCGAGGGCACGGCGTACGTCATCGGCGAGGCGGGTCTGACCACCGCGCTGCACGACATCGGCTACATCCTCACCGACCACGAGCCCGACTACGTCGTTCTCGGCGAGACCCGCACCTACTCCTTCGAGGCCATGACCAAGGCGGTCCGGCTCATCAACGACGGCGCCCGTTTCATCTGCACCAACCCCGACGAGACCGGCCCCTCCGCCGAGGGCGCGCTGCCGGCCACCGGCGCCGTCGCCGCCCTGATCACCAAGGCGACCGGCAAGCAGCCCTACTTCGCGGGCAAGCCCAACCCGCTGATGATGCGCACCGGACTCAACACCATCGGCGCGCACTCCGAGACCAGCGCGATGATCGGCGACCGGATGGACACCGACGTGCTGGCCGGGATGGAGGCGGGTATGCAGACGTTCCTGGTGCTCACCGGGCTGACCCGGCCGGAGCAGGTGGAGGACTTCCCGTACCGCCCGTCGAAGGTCGTGGACTCGATCGCGGACCTCGTGGACCGGATCTGA
- a CDS encoding glycoside hydrolase family 6 protein: protein MYGTRGAGMRTSAIVLGAALLIAGCSSSGDKDDPDDESGAKITQQPKGTDPFWVNPEGTAAEQVAEFEKAGKDADAEQIRKIAEQPTGQWIGTENPEQEARGFTEAAEKADRTALLVLYNIPHRDCGQYSQGGAADGNAYRTWLDGVAAGIGDRPATVILEPDAVLHLVDGCTQDEFHEERYDLLQGAITKLKSLKNTKVYLDAGNAGWGHPDQIFEPLKWAGVDKADGFSVNVSNFYSTEESIAYGKQLSAKVGNKHFVIDTSRNGNGPYNEGKADERWCNPPGRALGETPTTKTADPLVDAYVWVKRPGESDGECKGGPKAGEWWSEYALNLAKASK from the coding sequence ATGTACGGCACGAGGGGGGCCGGAATGAGGACGTCCGCGATAGTGCTGGGGGCCGCACTGCTGATCGCCGGATGTTCCTCGTCCGGGGACAAGGACGATCCGGACGACGAGTCCGGCGCCAAGATCACCCAACAGCCCAAGGGGACCGATCCGTTCTGGGTCAACCCGGAGGGCACCGCGGCCGAGCAGGTCGCGGAGTTCGAGAAGGCCGGCAAGGACGCGGACGCCGAACAGATCCGCAAGATCGCCGAGCAGCCCACCGGGCAGTGGATCGGCACGGAGAACCCCGAGCAGGAGGCGCGCGGCTTCACCGAGGCCGCCGAGAAGGCGGACCGTACGGCTCTGCTGGTCCTCTACAACATCCCGCACCGCGACTGCGGCCAGTACTCGCAGGGCGGCGCCGCCGACGGCAACGCCTACCGGACCTGGCTCGACGGGGTGGCCGCGGGCATCGGGGACCGCCCGGCGACGGTCATCCTGGAGCCCGACGCCGTACTGCACCTGGTCGACGGCTGCACCCAGGACGAGTTCCACGAGGAGCGCTACGACCTCCTCCAGGGCGCCATCACCAAGCTCAAGTCCCTGAAGAACACCAAGGTCTACCTGGACGCGGGCAACGCGGGCTGGGGGCACCCGGACCAGATCTTCGAACCGCTGAAGTGGGCGGGCGTCGACAAGGCCGACGGCTTCTCGGTCAACGTCTCCAACTTCTACTCGACCGAAGAGTCCATCGCCTACGGCAAGCAGCTCTCCGCGAAGGTCGGCAACAAGCACTTCGTGATCGACACCAGCCGCAACGGCAACGGCCCCTACAACGAGGGCAAGGCCGACGAACGCTGGTGCAACCCGCCCGGCCGCGCCCTGGGCGAAACCCCGACGACGAAGACCGCGGACCCGCTGGTCGACGCGTACGTCTGGGTCAAGCGCCCGGGAGAGTCGGACGGCGAGTGCAAGGGCGGCCCGAAGGCGGGGGAGTGGTGGTCGGAGTACGCGTTGAACCTGGCGAAGGCCAGTAAGTAG
- a CDS encoding Gfo/Idh/MocA family oxidoreductase has protein sequence MTGTPLRVGLIGYGLAGSVFHAPLIAATEGLVLDTVVTSNPERQEQARAEFPDVRVAATPDELFEQRGGELDLIVIASPNKTHVTLGTRALEAGLPVVVDKPVAGTAAEARQLAALAEERGLLLSVFQNRRWDNDFLTLRKLLADGELGDVWRFESRFERWRPQPKGGWRESGDPAEIGGLLYDLGSHLVDQALVLFGPVTSVYAESDIRRDGASVDDDTFIALTHASGVRTQLYATATTAQLGPRFRVLGSRAGYVKYGLDPQEAALKDGERPAEGKDWGLEPESLWGRVGAGESPLTGGGRTEPTLAGDYPAYYAAVAKALLDGGPNPVTALEAAAALDVLEAARRSAHDGVVVKL, from the coding sequence ATGACTGGCACCCCTCTCCGCGTGGGCCTCATCGGTTACGGCCTCGCGGGCTCCGTCTTCCACGCCCCGCTGATCGCCGCCACCGAGGGTCTCGTCCTCGACACGGTGGTCACCTCGAACCCCGAGCGTCAGGAGCAGGCCCGCGCCGAGTTCCCGGACGTACGCGTCGCCGCCACTCCCGACGAACTGTTCGAGCAGCGGGGTGGCGAGCTGGATCTCATCGTCATCGCCTCTCCCAACAAGACGCACGTCACGCTCGGCACCCGTGCCCTTGAGGCCGGCCTCCCGGTCGTCGTCGACAAGCCCGTCGCCGGTACCGCCGCCGAGGCGCGGCAGCTGGCGGCGCTCGCCGAGGAGCGGGGGTTGCTCCTCTCCGTCTTCCAGAACCGGCGGTGGGACAACGACTTCCTGACGCTGCGCAAGCTCCTCGCCGACGGTGAGCTGGGGGACGTATGGCGCTTCGAGTCCCGTTTCGAGCGGTGGCGGCCGCAGCCCAAGGGCGGGTGGCGGGAGTCCGGTGACCCGGCAGAGATCGGAGGTCTGCTGTACGACCTCGGCAGTCATCTCGTGGACCAGGCACTCGTCCTCTTCGGTCCCGTCACCTCGGTGTACGCCGAGTCGGACATCCGGCGCGACGGTGCCTCGGTCGACGACGACACCTTCATCGCGCTCACCCACGCGAGCGGGGTGCGGACCCAGCTGTACGCGACGGCCACCACCGCCCAACTCGGACCGCGCTTCCGGGTGCTGGGATCGCGGGCCGGTTATGTGAAGTACGGCCTCGATCCCCAGGAGGCGGCCCTGAAGGACGGCGAGCGGCCGGCCGAGGGCAAGGACTGGGGGCTGGAGCCCGAGTCGCTGTGGGGGCGGGTCGGTGCCGGTGAGTCCCCGCTGACGGGCGGCGGCCGGACCGAACCGACCCTCGCCGGGGACTACCCCGCTTACTATGCGGCCGTGGCGAAGGCCCTGCTCGACGGCGGTCCCAACCCGGTGACCGCACTGGAGGCGGCCGCCGCCCTCGACGTGCTCGAGGCGGCCCGCCGTTCGGCCCACGACGGAGTGGTGGTGAAGCTGTGA